A single window of Nicotiana tomentosiformis chromosome 1, ASM39032v3, whole genome shotgun sequence DNA harbors:
- the LOC104108972 gene encoding NAD(P)H:quinone oxidoreductase-like, translated as MAAQPVIKVVALCGSLRKGSWNYGLLSAAMEICKESIKGIMEIEYVDISPLPFVNEDLEVNGTYPAAVEAFRKKIEEADCFLFASPEYNYSVTGPLKNAIDWASRPPNVWGDKAAAIVSAGGNFGGGRSHYHLRHIGIYIDLHFINKPEFFLNAFESPPKFDDEGVLTDEESKQRLRQVLLALQAFSLRLKGKLSE; from the exons ATGGCAGCTCAACCAGTAATCAAGGTCGTTGCGCTCTGCGGTTCCCTCCGTAAAGGCTCCTGGAATTATGGTCTCCTCAGTGCTG CGATGGAGATATGCAAGGAATCTATAAAGGGAATAATGGAGATTGAGTACGTGGATATCTCGCCGCTGCCGTTTGTGAACGAGGATCTTGAGGTCAACGGAACTTATCCTGCCGCTGTGGAGGCTTTTcgtaagaaaattgaagaagcAGATTGTTTCCTTTTTGCTTCTCCCGAGTACAATTACTCCGTCACAG GACCCTTGAAAAATGCAATTGATTGGGCATCTCGACCTCCAAATGTTTGGGGTGATAAAGCAGCAGCAATCGTGAGTGCTGGAGGTAACTTCGGTGGAGGACGATCACACTATCACCTTAGACATATAGGAATCTACATTGATCTTCATTTCATTAACAAACCTGAATTTTTCCTGAACGCGTTCGAGTCACCACCAAAGTTTGACGATGAGGGTGTGCTGACAGATGAAGAATCCAAGCAGAGACTTAGACAAGTTCTTTTGGCTTTACAAGCATTTTCTTTGAGACTCAAAGGCAAGCTTAGTGAATAG